One Novosphingobium sp. 9U DNA segment encodes these proteins:
- a CDS encoding sulfotransferase, protein MTDQLRHKLLFEPILDEAFRESGTGATDFRDRGFLSNLQRVLEIPTRLEMSARGLEGMHANTLRWLVNRLRYEADVARHPEILEEDVSDPIVVLGLPRSGTTKVQRFLSSDPNLQATPAWAMWNPAPFPSEQRGEHHLRVKWAAQMMGHVTNTDVSYQKMHEFAANEADESSFIPLANFDYVMQYTTAPDQVFLDWARTVNRVSPLTFLKRMLQYLQWQNGGPKGPWLLKNPGHTGEMAEMAEVFPRATFVISRRDLSNTMGSSFRMMDEILTNTFETPNKQRYAHETVEYWSYELNRYHMQKAALGSSIRLVEADYKACVKDGIGVAKQVYAAAGLPWTTEGEQAMRQWDIDNPRHKLGAYDYKLEDWGWTSDAIEAAFGPSGPDWRGR, encoded by the coding sequence ATGACCGATCAGCTACGGCACAAGCTGCTCTTCGAGCCGATCCTTGACGAGGCGTTTCGCGAGTCCGGCACCGGCGCCACCGACTTTCGGGACCGGGGTTTCCTTTCCAACCTGCAACGCGTGCTGGAGATACCCACGCGGCTCGAGATGTCGGCACGCGGGCTCGAAGGCATGCACGCCAACACCCTGCGCTGGCTAGTTAACCGCCTGCGCTACGAGGCGGACGTGGCGCGCCATCCCGAGATCCTGGAGGAGGACGTTTCCGACCCGATCGTCGTTCTGGGCCTGCCGCGTTCGGGTACGACCAAGGTCCAACGCTTCCTCTCGTCCGATCCCAACCTCCAGGCGACGCCGGCATGGGCGATGTGGAACCCGGCGCCGTTCCCGAGCGAGCAGCGCGGCGAGCACCACCTGCGCGTCAAATGGGCCGCGCAGATGATGGGGCACGTCACCAACACGGACGTCAGCTACCAGAAGATGCACGAGTTCGCCGCCAATGAAGCGGACGAGTCCAGCTTCATCCCGCTCGCGAACTTCGACTACGTGATGCAGTATACGACCGCGCCAGACCAGGTGTTCCTGGACTGGGCACGCACGGTGAACCGCGTCTCGCCGCTCACCTTCCTCAAGCGCATGCTGCAGTACCTGCAGTGGCAGAACGGCGGGCCCAAAGGACCCTGGCTGCTCAAGAACCCCGGCCATACCGGCGAGATGGCCGAGATGGCCGAGGTTTTCCCACGCGCGACCTTCGTCATCTCGCGGCGCGACTTGTCGAACACCATGGGATCGAGCTTCCGGATGATGGACGAGATCCTGACCAACACGTTTGAGACACCGAACAAGCAGCGCTACGCGCACGAGACAGTCGAGTACTGGAGCTACGAACTCAACCGCTATCACATGCAGAAGGCGGCGCTGGGCAGCTCGATCCGCCTGGTGGAGGCGGACTACAAGGCTTGCGTAAAGGACGGCATCGGCGTCGCCAAGCAGGTCTACGCCGCGGCCGGGCTGCCGTGGACGACCGAAGGCGAGCAAGCGATGCGCCAATGGGACATCGACAATCCGCGGCACAAGCTGGGCGCCTACGACTACAAGCTGGAAGACTGGGGCTGGACCTCCGATGCAATCGAGGCGGCGTTCGGACCTTCCGGCCCCGACTGGCGGGGGCGCTGA
- a CDS encoding cytochrome P450, with product MTDALQPYPHLADALEGTLLDPAIQARPNFYYRELRTRDPVHYDPQLNMYLVSRFEDLQAVTKDPITFSSEQGYKAQTAKGFQDEFQEILRTHGGGFFPDAIKTDPPYHTRIRKLMESAFTAHRVKELEPKIEGVVRDIIAGVAADGRCDGVRDIAAPITIRFICEQMGLGEVDGQKIIDWSYAVVAQQSRMQSREDMVVNAMLIAELQQFLIAHIRDREAEPKEDMISDLVHARLEGEDTLTFPEVVSLVRAMLIAGNETTATAIGHLLVLLATRHDVAEELYANRDDNRWLNRFVEELLRWEPPSRGLTRMTTREVELGGTVLPEGAHLLLLWASGNDTDTVFPDPRTFDMTRENVGRHLSFGAGAHRCIGAALARMEIKLAAREIVRQLTDLELLVLVDEIRFVPTIATHPIATLPLTFRRRDQA from the coding sequence ATGACCGACGCACTGCAGCCCTACCCGCACCTCGCCGACGCACTCGAGGGCACCCTGCTCGATCCTGCAATCCAGGCGCGGCCCAACTTCTACTACCGCGAGCTGCGCACGCGCGATCCAGTGCACTACGATCCGCAACTCAACATGTACCTCGTTTCGCGTTTCGAAGACCTGCAGGCGGTGACCAAGGACCCGATCACCTTTTCGTCTGAGCAAGGCTACAAGGCGCAGACCGCCAAGGGTTTCCAGGACGAGTTCCAGGAGATCCTGCGCACTCACGGTGGCGGCTTCTTTCCCGATGCGATCAAGACCGATCCGCCCTATCACACGCGCATCCGCAAGCTGATGGAGAGCGCCTTCACCGCGCACCGGGTCAAGGAGCTGGAGCCCAAGATCGAGGGTGTGGTGCGCGACATCATTGCCGGGGTTGCTGCGGACGGTCGCTGTGATGGGGTGCGCGACATCGCGGCGCCGATCACGATCCGGTTCATCTGCGAACAGATGGGCCTGGGCGAAGTCGACGGGCAGAAGATCATCGACTGGTCCTATGCCGTGGTCGCGCAGCAAAGCCGCATGCAGAGCCGCGAGGACATGGTGGTAAATGCCATGCTGATTGCCGAGCTGCAGCAGTTCCTCATCGCCCACATCCGCGATCGCGAGGCCGAGCCGAAGGAGGACATGATCTCCGACCTCGTCCATGCGCGGCTCGAAGGCGAGGACACGCTGACCTTCCCCGAAGTCGTCTCGCTCGTACGTGCGATGCTGATCGCTGGCAACGAGACCACCGCTACCGCGATCGGCCACTTGCTGGTGCTGCTGGCGACCCGGCACGACGTCGCCGAAGAGCTCTACGCCAATCGCGACGACAACCGCTGGCTCAACCGCTTCGTCGAAGAGCTGCTACGCTGGGAACCGCCCTCTCGTGGCCTCACCCGCATGACCACGCGCGAGGTGGAACTGGGCGGAACTGTTTTGCCCGAGGGCGCGCACCTGTTGCTGCTGTGGGCCTCTGGCAACGATACCGACACCGTTTTCCCCGACCCGCGCACGTTCGACATGACGCGCGAAAACGTCGGGCGGCACTTGTCGTTCGGTGCCGGCGCGCACCGCTGCATTGGCGCCGCGCTTGCCCGCATGGAGATCAAGCTGGCCGCGCGCGAGATTGTCAGGCAGCTGACCGACCTGGAACTTCTGGTGCTGGTCGACGAGATCCGCTTCGTGCCGACCATCGCCACGCACCCGATCGCCACTCTGCCGCTTACGTTCCGACGCCGCGATCAGGCCTGA
- a CDS encoding VOC family protein produces the protein MFIRGHMQNAYVTHDLDKAVEMMGNQFDMQNWDRIDPDMVVNTLEGPKPLQCRVASTWAGGLNIELIEPVGGYVEHYVNMLPDDRSDAVPRFHHISLRRDNEAEMREEVARLGLPLAFEGPLSTKDKIPSLVFIYLDGRKTLGHYVEFTWKSDEAWRFVGWPEGRPVW, from the coding sequence ATGTTTATCCGCGGACACATGCAGAACGCCTATGTCACCCACGACCTCGACAAGGCCGTCGAGATGATGGGGAACCAGTTCGACATGCAGAATTGGGACCGGATCGATCCAGACATGGTGGTCAACACGCTCGAAGGGCCTAAGCCGCTCCAGTGCCGCGTCGCCAGCACTTGGGCGGGCGGGCTGAACATCGAGCTGATCGAGCCGGTCGGCGGCTACGTCGAGCACTACGTCAACATGCTGCCCGATGATCGCAGCGACGCGGTGCCGCGCTTCCACCACATCTCCCTGCGCCGCGACAACGAGGCGGAGATGCGCGAGGAGGTCGCCCGGCTCGGTCTGCCGCTCGCCTTCGAGGGCCCGCTCTCGACCAAGGACAAGATCCCTAGTCTGGTGTTCATCTACCTCGATGGCCGAAAGACCTTGGGTCACTATGTCGAGTTCACCTGGAAGAGCGACGAGGCCTGGAGGTTCGTGGGCTGGCCCGAGGGACGCCCGGTGTGGTGA
- a CDS encoding SDR family NAD(P)-dependent oxidoreductase: protein MSPRGDLLGKVAIVTGGANGIGAATVGAVVEQGGRVVIADLADEAGQALAERLGDAARYRHVDVGVRAQMGGLVEFAVETFGTLDLMFNNAGITGAFHQRFLDDPLDDFEQVLRINLASVMWGSQCAARHMARRGSGVIVNTASIAALDPGFSIPAYRASKAGIINFTRSIAVDLGEYGIRVNAVAPGGIPTTMNSLVEPGLSPADFAELQTHLEPLRLIKQPLKKPGKPSDIAEMVVFLASDRASHITGQVMVVDGGVTAGSTLNQTALLAEGRNAFLASRASDRHPEGEPG, encoded by the coding sequence GTGAGCCCGCGCGGCGACCTCCTCGGCAAAGTGGCGATCGTCACCGGCGGTGCGAACGGCATCGGCGCGGCGACGGTCGGGGCGGTGGTCGAGCAAGGCGGGCGCGTGGTCATCGCCGATCTTGCCGACGAGGCCGGCCAAGCGCTTGCCGAGCGGCTGGGTGACGCCGCGCGCTACCGACACGTAGACGTGGGCGTCCGCGCGCAGATGGGCGGGCTTGTTGAGTTCGCGGTCGAGACCTTCGGCACGCTCGACCTGATGTTCAACAACGCCGGCATCACCGGCGCGTTTCACCAGCGCTTCCTTGACGATCCACTCGACGACTTCGAGCAAGTGCTGCGGATCAATCTCGCTAGCGTCATGTGGGGCAGCCAGTGCGCCGCGCGGCACATGGCCCGTCGCGGCAGCGGCGTGATCGTAAACACCGCCTCGATCGCCGCCCTCGATCCCGGGTTCTCGATCCCCGCTTACCGCGCGTCCAAGGCCGGCATCATCAACTTCACCCGCTCCATCGCCGTCGACTTGGGCGAGTACGGCATCCGGGTGAACGCGGTCGCGCCCGGCGGCATCCCGACGACGATGAACAGCCTGGTGGAGCCTGGCTTGTCGCCCGCGGACTTCGCCGAGCTGCAGACCCATCTCGAGCCGCTGCGGCTGATCAAGCAACCGCTGAAGAAGCCCGGCAAGCCAAGCGACATCGCGGAGATGGTGGTATTCCTCGCCAGCGACCGCGCCAGTCATATCACCGGACAAGTCATGGTCGTCGACGGCGGCGTCACGGCCGGCTCCACGCTGAACCAGACCGCGCTGCTGGCCGAAGGCAGGAACGCCTTTCTCGCAAGCCGCGCTTCCGACCGCCATCCTGAGGGAGAGCCTGGATGA